From a region of the Candidatus Eremiobacterota bacterium genome:
- the mreD gene encoding rod shape-determining protein MreD, which produces MTRRRTYLILAIVLFFSLFQASFLHYFPLWGVRPDLVLILVAMLGLFNGLADGVAFGLAAGFIMSLVSTGTAGVFCLAYSLTAYLSALVKEKIHPDYYFVPAAVAAGATVLSTVLFVTSGALLRHGKNIDHIKEIIVPLIVMNVVLSIPMGFLVRTRAISTRASFE; this is translated from the coding sequence ATGACCAGAAGGCGCACTTACCTGATCCTTGCCATCGTGCTTTTTTTCTCCCTGTTCCAGGCTTCATTTCTCCATTATTTTCCCCTCTGGGGCGTCAGGCCTGACCTGGTGCTTATCCTGGTCGCCATGCTCGGCCTCTTCAACGGCCTCGCGGACGGGGTGGCTTTCGGCCTCGCGGCTGGCTTCATTATGAGCCTCGTATCAACAGGCACTGCCGGCGTTTTCTGCCTTGCCTACAGCCTCACGGCCTATCTTTCAGCGCTGGTAAAGGAGAAGATTCATCCTGACTATTACTTTGTGCCGGCCGCAGTGGCTGCAGGGGCCACGGTGCTCTCCACAGTGCTCTTTGTGACGTCGGGAGCCCTGCTGAGGCATGGGAAAAACATTGATCATATCAAAGAAATCATTGTGCCGCTCATTGTCATGAACGTAGTGCTCTCGATTCCCATGGGCTTTCTTGTGCGCACCCGCGCGATCTCGACAAGAGCGTCCTTTGAATAG
- a CDS encoding rod shape-determining protein, producing MNNITMDTIMSRFSADVGIDLGTATTCVVARGTGVKLCEPSYVAYDIKKKKIIAIGRDAKVMFGRHHGNIQIIRPIKDGVIGNFEMASLFIEFLMRRIKNYGFLRPRVMLGVPADISEVERRAVQEAIRIAGARTVYLVEQPIAAAIGADVPIMESYGCVVLDLGAASSKVSVISLGGIVMSRSTPFASEKMDEAIQTMVRKKFNLLIGDNTSEDLKVNIGAALQLDEPIKVTVKGRDLTSGLPRAIYINSDDINECLIESIRSIVDLVKNCIEFTPPELMGDIIDKGVVMTGGGAMLQGLDVLLTHALKLKCRVPPEPAFCVARGIERIFKDQRLMNAIFKQKKGKISRQG from the coding sequence ATGAATAATATCACCATGGATACCATAATGAGCCGGTTTTCTGCCGACGTGGGAATCGATCTCGGCACCGCCACGACCTGCGTGGTAGCGAGGGGGACGGGGGTGAAGCTCTGCGAGCCCTCATACGTGGCCTATGATATCAAGAAGAAAAAGATTATCGCCATAGGCCGCGACGCGAAGGTAATGTTCGGCCGCCACCACGGCAACATACAGATCATCCGCCCAATCAAGGACGGCGTCATAGGGAACTTTGAGATGGCCTCGCTCTTCATAGAGTTTCTGATGAGGCGTATAAAGAACTACGGCTTCCTGAGGCCCCGCGTGATGCTGGGAGTGCCTGCCGACATCTCTGAAGTGGAGCGCCGGGCCGTCCAGGAGGCAATCCGCATCGCAGGCGCAAGAACGGTGTACCTCGTAGAGCAGCCTATCGCCGCTGCCATCGGGGCTGATGTGCCGATCATGGAATCTTACGGGTGCGTGGTCCTTGACCTTGGCGCCGCCTCGTCGAAAGTCTCTGTCATATCCCTTGGCGGGATAGTGATGAGCAGGTCCACGCCCTTTGCCAGCGAGAAGATGGACGAAGCCATCCAGACCATGGTGAGGAAAAAATTCAATCTCCTCATCGGGGACAATACCTCTGAGGACCTGAAAGTGAATATTGGCGCCGCCCTTCAGCTTGACGAGCCAATCAAGGTCACTGTCAAGGGCCGCGACCTTACCAGCGGCCTTCCGCGGGCAATCTACATCAACAGTGACGATATAAACGAGTGCCTGATAGAATCCATCAGGAGCATCGTGGATCTCGTCAAGAACTGCATCGAGTTCACACCACCCGAGCTCATGGGTGACATCATAGACAAAGGCGTGGTGATGACAGGGGGAGGAGCGATGCTGCAGGGCCTTGATGTCCTGCTGACTCATGCACTGAAATTGAAGTGCCGCGTGCCGCCTGAACCTGCCTTCTGCGTTGCCCGCGGGATAGAGAGGATTTTCAAGGATCAGCGTCTGATGAATGCCATATTCAAGCAAAAGAAAGGCAAGATCAGCCGCCAGGGATAG
- a CDS encoding M48 family metalloprotease, whose amino-acid sequence MHQAAPKRLLPVVIIVLVFVLCVTPVSAQYGQPGGDYTEQFLNWQDQMVLAQFAMYYPADYRYNTLLGAISTKFNEKGPEIFQNYGKEVYFTVFVSSLGFNAVSFHRIVVFDSLLLDTLRKLAEGIAFYGTIDNEYSVQLAATVLRVGMAHQFGMLAGNYQNIENPFGLPSCGALTEEQKKEANSLFEEMAAAVMAHEASHAFLDHVKEKIKTQQMLWMYNQGKVDPRVLNSYINNYLNYNLSYSKELEADTYAARLLKAAGYSRNGFTHWLLFAGLLERMTGSDTQANRTHPTSVTRIRNVKNIWDNVLESEP is encoded by the coding sequence ATGCACCAGGCGGCACCGAAGAGGCTCCTGCCTGTCGTCATCATTGTCCTTGTCTTTGTCCTCTGCGTGACGCCGGTCTCTGCCCAGTACGGCCAGCCGGGCGGAGACTATACCGAGCAATTCCTCAACTGGCAGGACCAGATGGTCCTGGCCCAGTTCGCCATGTATTATCCTGCCGACTACCGGTACAATACGCTCCTCGGCGCCATATCGACAAAATTCAATGAAAAGGGCCCCGAGATATTCCAGAATTACGGCAAGGAAGTTTATTTCACCGTCTTCGTGAGCTCCCTGGGCTTCAATGCCGTGTCTTTTCACCGTATCGTGGTATTTGACTCCCTGCTTCTTGACACCCTCAGGAAGCTCGCTGAGGGCATCGCCTTCTATGGCACCATTGACAACGAGTATTCCGTGCAGCTTGCCGCCACGGTGCTGCGCGTGGGAATGGCCCACCAGTTCGGCATGCTCGCCGGGAATTACCAGAATATCGAGAATCCCTTCGGCCTCCCTTCCTGCGGCGCCCTCACAGAGGAGCAGAAGAAGGAGGCCAACTCGCTCTTTGAAGAGATGGCGGCAGCCGTGATGGCCCACGAGGCAAGCCATGCCTTCCTTGATCATGTGAAGGAGAAGATCAAGACCCAGCAGATGCTCTGGATGTATAACCAGGGTAAGGTGGACCCCCGGGTCCTCAACAGCTATATCAACAACTACCTGAATTACAACCTGTCATACTCCAAGGAGCTTGAAGCTGACACTTATGCGGCGCGCCTTCTGAAAGCAGCAGGCTACAGCAGGAACGGCTTCACCCACTGGCTTCTTTTCGCAGGGCTTCTGGAGCGGATGACTGGAAGCGATACCCAGGCGAACAGGACTCATCCCACGTCGGTCACCAGGATAAGGAACGTGAAGAATATCTGGGATAATGTCCTGGAAAGCGAGCCCTGA
- the tyrS gene encoding tyrosine--tRNA ligase yields the protein MEHIIEELRWRGFIEQVSSEELERLLASEKLTCYAGFDPSASSLHVGNLLVIMILSHFQRHGHRPIALIGGATGMIGDPSGKSKERNLLTEEDVAQNASCIKGQLARFIEFGSGGRDALLVNNGDWLIPYRFIHFLRDIGKHFRIGDMLAKESVRNRMDREEGISYTEFSYMIMQAYDFLHLFDSHGCLLQVGGNDQWGNITAGIELIRRLRAAQAYGLTAPLMTTSTGQKLGKTEEGSVWLDPSRTSPYQFYQYWVRCDDRDVIKYLSLFTYLGREEIASMAESLRDNPEKREAQKRLAFEVTSLVHSPGDAQKALQASQVLYGEEIRGLSDRDLEDIFSEVPSTLKNLAGLEAGIKLVELLCDTGLTPSKGAARKLISQGGAYLNNRREDSVDRLIDTRDLASEHTMVLRSGKKNYHLVRFH from the coding sequence ATGGAACATATCATCGAAGAACTGAGGTGGAGAGGCTTCATAGAGCAGGTATCAAGCGAAGAGCTTGAGAGGCTCCTTGCCTCGGAAAAGCTTACCTGCTATGCGGGCTTTGATCCTTCGGCATCAAGCCTCCACGTGGGCAATCTCCTGGTCATCATGATTCTCTCCCATTTCCAGCGGCATGGCCACCGGCCAATTGCCCTCATAGGCGGCGCCACGGGCATGATCGGCGATCCAAGCGGAAAGTCCAAGGAGCGCAACCTTCTCACCGAGGAGGACGTGGCACAGAACGCATCGTGCATAAAGGGGCAGCTCGCCCGCTTCATTGAGTTCGGCAGTGGCGGCAGGGACGCCCTCCTCGTCAATAATGGGGACTGGCTCATTCCGTACCGGTTCATCCACTTCCTGAGGGATATCGGCAAGCATTTCCGCATCGGCGACATGCTCGCCAAGGAAAGCGTCCGCAACAGGATGGACAGGGAGGAGGGGATTTCTTACACCGAGTTCAGCTACATGATAATGCAGGCCTACGATTTTCTCCACCTTTTCGACTCCCACGGGTGCCTTCTCCAGGTGGGAGGTAATGACCAGTGGGGGAACATCACGGCAGGAATCGAGCTGATCAGGAGGCTCAGGGCCGCCCAGGCCTACGGCCTCACGGCTCCTCTGATGACCACCTCGACAGGCCAGAAGCTTGGCAAAACCGAGGAGGGCTCCGTGTGGCTCGATCCCTCCCGCACGTCGCCTTACCAGTTCTACCAGTACTGGGTACGGTGCGATGACCGGGACGTGATAAAATACCTCAGCCTCTTTACCTATCTCGGCAGGGAGGAGATCGCCTCCATGGCGGAATCGCTCAGGGACAACCCGGAGAAGAGGGAGGCTCAGAAAAGGCTTGCTTTTGAGGTCACAAGCCTTGTGCACAGCCCCGGCGATGCGCAGAAAGCCCTTCAGGCCTCCCAGGTACTCTATGGAGAGGAAATCAGGGGCCTCTCCGACAGAGACCTTGAGGATATCTTTTCCGAAGTGCCCTCAACCTTGAAGAACCTTGCCGGCCTTGAAGCAGGGATAAAGCTGGTGGAGCTCCTCTGCGATACAGGCCTCACGCCGTCAAAAGGCGCCGCGCGGAAGCTCATCTCGCAGGGCGGTGCCTATCTGAACAACAGGAGGGAGGATTCTGTCGATCGCCTCATTGACACCCGCGATCTTGCCTCGGAGCACACCATGGTGCTCAGAAGCGGCAAGAAAAACTATCACCTTGTGAGATTTCATTAG
- a CDS encoding Maf family protein, which translates to MNIVLASSSPRRSELLATIGLSFKVLEPNAREVGDAPGSAPLSLSPKEIAKTNALLKARKVSPMVNGDAVIVGADTIVVLQGELLGKPRSCREACQMLTRLSGKTHKVITGVAVLNTHTGKEVLGSEETDVTFRRLSAKEIEGYVASGEPLDKAGAYGIQGKGALLVQRVKGCYFNVVGLPLVRMVRLMRASGFHFSLEGEGWRGGIDE; encoded by the coding sequence ATGAATATTGTGCTTGCCTCTTCATCTCCGCGCAGAAGTGAGCTTCTCGCCACGATAGGCCTCTCTTTCAAGGTCCTGGAGCCCAATGCCCGTGAAGTGGGCGATGCTCCCGGCAGCGCTCCTCTTTCGCTCTCGCCGAAGGAGATTGCCAAGACCAATGCGCTGCTGAAAGCAAGAAAAGTGTCGCCCATGGTCAATGGCGATGCCGTGATAGTAGGCGCCGACACCATCGTGGTGCTGCAGGGAGAGCTGCTTGGCAAGCCCCGGAGCTGCAGGGAGGCCTGCCAGATGCTCACAAGGCTTTCAGGGAAGACCCACAAGGTGATCACCGGCGTGGCTGTTCTCAACACCCACACAGGGAAAGAGGTACTGGGCTCCGAAGAGACGGACGTCACCTTCAGAAGGCTCTCGGCAAAGGAGATTGAGGGATATGTTGCCAGCGGGGAGCCGCTGGATAAGGCAGGGGCATACGGCATCCAGGGAAAGGGCGCCCTTCTTGTGCAAAGGGTCAAGGGATGCTATTTTAACGTCGTGGGCCTTCCCCTTGTGAGGATGGTCAGGCTTATGAGAGCGTCAGGCTTTCATTTCAGCCTGGAGGGGGAAGGCTGGAGGGGGGGCATTGATGAATAA
- the mreC gene encoding rod shape-determining protein MreC — translation MNNHSRNIRLLLFAVIFSLVLMALQFIIGGEEAFPRRFAAVVTKPLDGVMNASGSGIHDFFETISHISTLKKENEALKESAIQMKAELEQVKAFREENVELRQLLDLRKEWKDGGIPAEITGRDATNWFDRCEINKGKKDGIAKNMMVIVPEGLAGQVTAVFEGSATIRTILNPRSAVPVYVVESGAFGVLYGDGSEYCTVKYIRNITFTGEGNLVMTSGLGDIYPEGVLVGKTTKVQGSVDGLSNFAKVKPFVNTDSIRQVLVVRGKS, via the coding sequence ATGAACAATCATTCCAGGAACATCAGGCTTCTGCTCTTTGCCGTCATATTCTCCCTCGTGCTTATGGCACTCCAGTTTATTATCGGCGGCGAGGAGGCTTTTCCACGCCGCTTTGCCGCAGTGGTGACGAAGCCCCTTGACGGGGTGATGAACGCTTCAGGGAGCGGCATCCATGATTTTTTTGAGACCATCTCCCATATATCCACCCTTAAAAAGGAGAACGAGGCCCTCAAGGAGTCCGCCATACAGATGAAGGCCGAGCTTGAGCAGGTGAAGGCTTTCAGGGAGGAAAACGTGGAGCTCCGCCAGCTTCTGGACCTCAGGAAGGAATGGAAAGACGGAGGAATCCCTGCAGAGATCACGGGAAGAGATGCTACAAACTGGTTTGATCGCTGCGAGATTAACAAGGGAAAGAAGGACGGCATCGCCAAGAACATGATGGTAATTGTGCCTGAAGGCCTGGCAGGGCAGGTGACGGCTGTTTTTGAAGGATCGGCCACGATCCGGACCATTCTCAATCCAAGAAGCGCCGTACCTGTGTATGTAGTGGAGTCAGGGGCATTTGGCGTGCTCTATGGAGACGGGTCTGAGTACTGTACAGTCAAGTACATCAGAAACATCACTTTCACCGGGGAGGGGAACCTTGTCATGACCTCGGGGCTTGGAGATATCTACCCCGAAGGAGTTCTTGTGGGGAAAACAACCAAGGTACAAGGCTCCGTTGACGGGCTCTCCAATTTTGCCAAGGTGAAGCCTTTTGTGAACACCGATTCAATCAGGCAGGTCCTGGTAGTGCGGGGGAAATCATGA
- a CDS encoding PQQ-binding-like beta-propeller repeat protein has translation MKDTCENCGKKVDRDFKFCPFCFHDFAGKDDELSEIDNIESLDEEEAKAAEHREESGEGEEEPSPEEDQEEGEGPLVAKRFHIIEPLYSSPHGTVCMVTDRRNPGSLFVLRDFILRDRDPSQSLKEGLTELSERFSALSHPNMNPLLEYFIEDEYLYLIFTWADAKLIEKIIQDFLIIKGEHIPESQIIRWAYDLSDLLSHLHSQEPEPVYCGNLKPYSLVVKKDDFSIIYVHLGLPYFYRMLGIPDQFEPEATGKINERLSSPLDDLCSLGECLYYLATGIDLTGGEPYVPLHIKRNDLSEEFSQIIEQLLNMRKVPFYQTAEEVKADLERLLPSEEPSAASDEEEAEGRESGFAWRHFLGNKRRTNSFGRGPSPPLAIKWSTAVPPSSQYFLTPCEDELLPLSDKGILCSLDYGTGRVIRKENLNINPVAPIIIDTSLYICSSSTQLAVKLPELSKRWEFRTKSMVLSSPNYVNDAICSISYDGFLMFINPDDGKPISMENVNAKVISTCVFDDANIYIPTLTGSMVAITIEDRTIAWQQNTKASITAAPSMYGGVIFSGNTKGNLFAFNAEDGEILWESILKGSISQSPRVIGDLVIAASTGGDIAAFQRGDGTPVWSVTFKPGFESLFTVTDEHVYAVNPEHSVLTIEVATGAVLNSCYLGEKINCVPLVYNDSLYVSLSSGKILALVKGG, from the coding sequence ATGAAAGACACCTGTGAGAACTGCGGCAAAAAGGTTGACAGGGACTTCAAGTTCTGTCCTTTCTGCTTCCATGATTTCGCAGGCAAGGATGACGAGCTCAGCGAGATTGACAATATCGAGTCCCTTGATGAGGAAGAGGCAAAGGCTGCGGAACACAGGGAGGAAAGTGGTGAGGGCGAGGAAGAGCCTTCACCTGAGGAGGACCAGGAGGAAGGGGAAGGCCCCTTGGTAGCAAAGAGGTTTCACATCATTGAGCCTCTCTACAGCTCTCCTCATGGCACCGTCTGCATGGTCACCGACCGCAGGAACCCCGGCAGCCTCTTTGTGCTGAGGGATTTCATTCTCAGGGACCGCGACCCTTCCCAGAGTCTCAAGGAGGGACTCACCGAGCTCTCCGAGAGATTTTCAGCCCTCTCGCATCCGAACATGAATCCGCTCCTTGAGTATTTTATCGAAGATGAGTATCTCTATCTCATTTTTACCTGGGCTGATGCAAAGCTCATTGAGAAGATCATTCAGGATTTCCTCATAATAAAGGGCGAGCATATTCCAGAGAGCCAGATCATAAGGTGGGCCTATGATCTCAGCGATCTCCTCTCGCACCTTCACAGCCAGGAGCCCGAGCCAGTATACTGCGGTAACCTGAAACCCTATTCCCTGGTAGTCAAGAAAGATGATTTCTCAATCATTTACGTACACCTGGGGCTCCCCTACTTTTACCGGATGCTGGGCATTCCTGACCAGTTCGAGCCCGAGGCCACGGGGAAAATAAATGAGCGCCTCTCCTCCCCCCTTGACGATCTCTGCTCTCTCGGGGAATGCCTTTATTACCTTGCCACCGGCATCGATCTCACCGGCGGTGAGCCCTATGTGCCGCTCCATATAAAGAGAAATGACCTCAGCGAGGAGTTTTCGCAGATCATAGAGCAGCTTCTGAACATGAGGAAGGTTCCCTTTTACCAGACTGCCGAAGAGGTGAAGGCCGACCTGGAGAGACTGCTCCCCTCCGAGGAGCCTTCCGCAGCCTCAGATGAAGAAGAGGCCGAAGGCAGGGAGAGCGGATTTGCATGGCGCCATTTCCTGGGAAACAAGAGGAGAACCAACAGCTTCGGGAGAGGCCCTTCACCGCCTCTGGCCATAAAATGGAGCACGGCAGTTCCACCGAGCTCCCAGTATTTTCTTACCCCATGTGAGGATGAGCTCCTCCCCCTTTCTGACAAGGGCATCCTCTGCTCCCTTGACTATGGCACGGGCAGGGTGATAAGGAAAGAAAACCTCAACATCAACCCTGTCGCGCCCATCATTATCGATACGAGCCTCTATATATGTTCCTCATCGACACAGCTTGCCGTGAAGCTGCCCGAGCTTTCGAAGCGGTGGGAGTTCCGCACGAAAAGCATGGTGCTGAGCTCTCCGAACTATGTCAATGACGCCATATGCTCCATCTCATACGACGGGTTTCTCATGTTCATCAACCCTGATGACGGGAAGCCTATTTCAATGGAGAACGTGAATGCCAAGGTGATCTCCACCTGCGTCTTCGATGATGCTAATATTTATATTCCCACGCTCACAGGGTCAATGGTGGCCATCACCATTGAAGACAGGACCATCGCCTGGCAGCAGAACACCAAGGCCTCGATTACGGCGGCGCCCTCGATGTACGGGGGAGTCATCTTTTCAGGGAACACCAAGGGGAACCTCTTCGCCTTCAACGCCGAAGACGGGGAGATTCTGTGGGAGAGTATCCTGAAGGGCTCGATATCCCAGAGTCCCCGCGTCATCGGTGACCTGGTGATTGCTGCTTCCACGGGGGGTGACATTGCAGCCTTCCAGCGCGGCGACGGGACTCCTGTATGGAGTGTCACTTTCAAGCCCGGATTTGAAAGCCTTTTTACCGTCACCGACGAGCACGTCTATGCCGTTAACCCTGAGCACTCGGTCCTGACAATAGAGGTGGCGACGGGGGCTGTCCTGAACAGCTGTTACCTCGGCGAGAAGATAAACTGCGTCCCCCTTGTCTATAATGACTCGCTCTATGTGAGCCTGTCAAGCGGAAAAATCCTTGCTCTTGTGAAAGGAGGCTGA
- the mrdA gene encoding penicillin-binding protein 2, translated as MESQIDRKKFLFLRLFVVAGLLIILARLIYMQVHKGALYDQRAEENMVRSIPIPADRGTILDRKGAILAQNSMHFNVTLLCFELQNPSAVLQKISEKISLSKDEIREILKKVQITPLEPIMVKEAVNYRTFSRLAEIQGDCPGLSMEMKPLRNYPGKLLAGHIIGHIGEISTGELEELEPMGYQIGDTIGKDGLEKQYDRTLRGIKGARRVLVNVEGRMVRTVGEIVPVTGSSLVLTLDRDLQKVSEKALSDAVLAVQRKNGEPSGGAVVVLSATTGEVLSMASFPGYDPNLFARGLTQKEYSLLMEDRSCPLLNRPVHSAYPCASTYKMITGSAALEEGLATAHSGFSCRGSYDVSGSIFNCFVRSGHGSIGFVDAIAHSCDVVFYMLADRMKIEKFLAYSREFGIGSLTGVDLPGENPGLLPSPEWKKRVFHEEWYAGDTINLSIGQGYVGVTPLQIAVVTAAVANGGTIFRPYLVKRIITSGGKLEKEESPSAVRKVPVSQAHLAVIREGMRGAVRYGTATSANSPVVEISGKTGTAENFPTQDNPRGRNHVWFTSFAPYGKPEIVVTVFIEKSGGFGGEWCGPVARKIMEAYFTGKK; from the coding sequence ATGGAAAGCCAGATTGACAGAAAAAAATTTCTTTTCCTGCGGCTCTTTGTAGTGGCGGGATTGCTTATCATCCTGGCGCGCCTCATCTACATGCAGGTCCACAAGGGAGCCCTTTATGATCAGAGGGCCGAGGAGAACATGGTCCGCTCCATACCCATACCCGCCGACCGGGGCACCATATTGGACCGTAAGGGAGCCATACTGGCGCAGAACAGCATGCACTTCAACGTGACGCTCCTCTGCTTTGAGCTCCAGAATCCTTCGGCAGTGCTTCAGAAAATCTCTGAAAAAATCTCTCTCTCGAAAGATGAAATAAGGGAAATCCTCAAAAAAGTGCAGATAACCCCCCTTGAACCCATCATGGTCAAGGAGGCAGTAAATTACCGCACTTTTTCAAGACTTGCCGAGATCCAGGGCGACTGCCCGGGCCTCTCAATGGAAATGAAGCCTCTCCGAAATTATCCGGGAAAGCTCCTGGCAGGCCATATCATCGGCCACATAGGTGAAATAAGCACCGGAGAGCTTGAGGAGCTAGAGCCCATGGGCTACCAGATAGGCGACACCATCGGGAAGGACGGCCTCGAAAAGCAGTATGACAGGACCTTGAGAGGTATCAAGGGCGCCCGCCGGGTCCTGGTAAACGTGGAAGGCAGAATGGTGAGAACTGTGGGGGAGATAGTGCCCGTTACGGGAAGCTCCCTGGTCCTCACCCTGGACCGTGATCTGCAGAAGGTAAGCGAAAAGGCCCTCAGTGATGCCGTCCTGGCAGTGCAGAGAAAAAACGGCGAGCCGTCGGGCGGTGCTGTCGTGGTGCTCTCTGCAACAACAGGGGAAGTGCTGAGCATGGCAAGCTTCCCGGGCTATGATCCCAACCTTTTTGCCCGGGGGCTCACGCAGAAGGAGTATTCGCTGCTGATGGAGGACCGCTCATGCCCCCTCCTCAACAGGCCTGTCCACAGCGCCTATCCCTGTGCCTCCACCTATAAAATGATAACGGGTTCGGCGGCGCTCGAGGAGGGCCTGGCGACGGCGCACTCAGGATTCTCCTGCCGCGGCTCATATGATGTGAGCGGCTCCATATTCAACTGCTTCGTGAGAAGCGGCCACGGCAGCATTGGCTTCGTGGACGCCATAGCCCATTCCTGCGACGTGGTCTTCTATATGCTGGCAGATCGCATGAAGATTGAAAAATTCCTGGCCTATTCAAGGGAGTTCGGCATAGGCTCCCTTACGGGAGTTGATCTCCCCGGAGAGAACCCGGGCCTTCTCCCGTCGCCTGAATGGAAGAAAAGGGTTTTCCACGAGGAGTGGTATGCCGGTGACACGATTAATCTCTCCATAGGCCAAGGATATGTCGGGGTAACTCCCCTTCAGATTGCGGTAGTGACGGCAGCAGTTGCCAACGGGGGGACGATATTCAGGCCCTATCTCGTGAAGCGCATTATCACCTCCGGAGGAAAGCTTGAAAAAGAGGAGAGTCCCTCAGCAGTGCGAAAAGTCCCTGTTTCCCAGGCCCATCTCGCCGTGATCAGGGAAGGGATGAGAGGAGCCGTGCGCTATGGAACTGCCACTTCGGCAAACTCTCCCGTTGTCGAGATATCAGGGAAGACAGGGACCGCCGAAAACTTTCCCACCCAGGACAACCCCCGCGGGAGAAACCACGTGTGGTTCACTTCCTTTGCGCCCTATGGGAAGCCTGAGATTGTGGTGACGGTCTTTATTGAGAAATCAGGGGGATTTGGCGGTGAATGGTGCGGTCCCGTGGCAAGAAAAATCATGGAAGCCTATTTTACAGGAAAAAAGTGA